In a genomic window of Rhopalosiphum maidis isolate BTI-1 chromosome 4, ASM367621v3, whole genome shotgun sequence:
- the LOC113558178 gene encoding probable uridine nucleosidase 1 yields the protein MMKKKEIFISLGLILMTILKRMKSDKLVIDTDAGADDAMAILLLLSACANNDTNFDIVAITCTYGNTNLRNVEKNVLKTLTIANQSKIPVYTGAYKPLTHNHTSDNFFGNDGFGDFEFNQKFISNIDRSKHAAIALIDLAYKYPGELNILVLGPTTNIALAISLDPKFVHKIKRFYVMGGSVIGNGNISPGVEFNFGSDAESNFIFFNSTRGEVSLLLPWETNLSINISSLWRKNVLGGINSKFLKFLNKAESKTTELSTWQPCDSLIAAVILCPKLIKKSIVTNITPIMEGEARGGILIDYSENSYKPKNVEIIQDIHVEEFQKILLSYLSYI from the exons atgatgaaaaaaaaagaaatatttatttcacttgGGTTAATTTTgatgacaattttaaaaag AATGAAAAGTGATAAACTTGTGATTGACACGGATGCTGGTGCTGATGATGCAATGGCAATTTTGCTTCTACTATCGGCGTGTGCCAACAACGACACGAATTTTGATATTGTGGCAATTACTTGCACCTATGGTAACACTAATTTGAGAAATGTCGAAAAAAATGTGCTTAAAACATTGACAATCGCAAATCAATCAAAA attCCAGTTTACACTGGTGCTTACAAACCTTTGACCCACAATCATACATCTGATAATTTCTTTGGTAATGATGGATTTGGTGATTTTGAattcaatcaaaaatttataagtaatattgacAGATCAAAACATGCAGCAATTGCATTAATTGATTTAGCTTATAAGTATCCGGGTGAATTGAATATACTTGTACTTGGCCCAACAACAAATATCGCGCTCGCCATTTCATTGGATCCAAAATTTGTCCATAAAATTAAGCGATTTTATGTTATGGGTGGTAGTGTTATTGGAAATGGAAATATAAGTCCAGGTGTTGAATTCAATTTTGGCTCGGATGCAgagagtaattttatattttttaattcaactcGAGGAGAAGTTAGTTTATTACTACCCTGGGAGACAAATTTATCGATTAATATATCATcg ttatggagaaaaaatgtattaggcggtattaattcaaagtttctaaaatttttgaataaggCCGAATCAAAAACTACAGAATTATCAACTTGGCAACCTTGTGATTCTTTAATTGCAGCAGTAATTTTGTGtccaaaattgattaaaaaatcaattgttaCGAATATAACACCAATTATGGAAGGTGAAGCACGTGGTGGAATACTGATTGATTATTCAGAAAACTCCTACAAgccaaaaaatgttgaaattattCAAGATATTCATGTTGAAGAGTTTCAAAAAATTCTTCTCtcatatttatcatacatttaa